Within Nesterenkonia sandarakina, the genomic segment TCGATGTGGGCTTCTCCAGTCCGGAGAGCGTCGCCGAGGTGCTGCCGAGGAAGCCCTTCAGGGCGGCGCGCTGGCCGGTGACCATGGAGCGGAGGTTCCGGTGGACCTCCCGGGTCGAGTCTCCCTCGACGCCGTGACGCGCTGTGTCGACCAGCGCTGTCTTGCTCGCCGTGGGGCGGATCCGCACATAGCGCGGCATGGTCTGCGTCTCGTAGGTGAACATGCGGATCTGCGCGATCACGGCGAGCACCATCACGATGGACAGCGGAGCCGCCGCGGCGATGGAGGTCACCTGCAGCACGCGCAGCGCCGCATCGGCGGCTTCGCCTCCGGCTGCCAGCAGCACGATCGCGGTGATCGCGATGAAGATGGTCCAGAACACTCGGGTGAGCTTCGGGGTGTCGGTGCGCCCGCCGTAGGAGAGCACGTCGGTGACCAGTGATCCGGAGTCTCCCGAGGTGATGAAGAAGATCGCGATCACCAGGATTGCCACCACGGCGGTGATCGAGGCCAGCGGGAGCTGCTCGAGCAGGGTGAAGGTGGCGCCGACGGTGTCGACGTTGCCGTCCTGGACCATCACGCCCTCGGTCATCTGGTAGTAGATGCCGGAGGAGCCGAAGATCGTGAACCACAGGATGCTGACCAGCGTCGGAGCCAGCAGCACGCCCAGGACGAACTGGCGAATGGTGCGCCCGCGGGAGATCCGCGCGATGAACATGCCCACGAACGGAGCCCAGCTCATCCACCAGCCCCAGTAATAGATGGTCCAGTCTCCGGACCAGCCGGCATCCTCGCCGCCCACGTAGTTGGCGCTGGTCTCGAACATCAGCTGCGGGAAGGCCATCAGGTACTCGCCGAGGTTCCCCACAAAGGCCTGCACGAGGAACAGCGTGGGACCTGCAACGAGCACGAACAGTGCCAGGATCGCGGCCATGACCATGTTGAAGTTCGAGAGCCACTTCAGGCCCTTGTTCACACCGGAGACCACCGAGAAGGTGGCGATCGCCATGATGACCACGATGATCACGGTCAGCAGGACGGTGTTGGCAGGATCCTCGATCCAGCCCATGAAGCCCAGACCGGCCGCGATCTGCTGCGTGCCGATGCCCAGGGAGGTCACTATGCCGAAGACCGTGCCCACGATGGCGACCACGTCGATCACGTGCCCAACCCAGGATTCGATCAGCTTGCGACCGAAGATCGGCTCGAGCAGCCAGCGGACCGAGAGCGGACGTCCGCGGCGGAAGGTCATGTAGGCCAGGCCCAGCCCGACCACCACGTAGATGGCCCAGGCGTGCAGGCCCCAGTGGAAGATCGACTGGCCCATGGCGGTGCCCATGGCCGCCGAATCCCCAGCGGTCACGACCTCGCCAGCGGCGTCGGTGCCGACGGCGCCGGTGACGTCCGGGGGAGCGATGAAGTGCCACAGCGGCTCGGCCACGCCCCAGAAGACGAGTCCGATGCCCATGCCGGCGGCGAAGAGCATGGTGAACCAGGAGCCCAGGGAGAACTCAGGCTTCTCGTCGTCGCGGCCCAGCCGGATGTTGCCCACCTTGGACAGGCCGGCCCAGAGGGCGAAGACCACGAACCCGGTGGCGATCAGGACGTACCACCAGCCGATCGTGTCCACGATGGTGGCGTTGAGCGTCTCAAAGGCATCGGCTCCGTTGGCTGAGCCCCAGATGGTGGCAAAGATCAGGCCGATGACGATGATGAGCACCGCCGGGATGAATACGGGCTTGTTCAGGCCGCGCCAGGCATCAGCTGGCGACCAGTCCCGTAGTCGAGCTTCGGGTTGCGAAGCCATTAAGTCCTCCTCAGTCAGATGAAAGTGTTCTCCGATCATGGTTCGGCGAACTCTCCAATTTCACAGCTTTTCTACTTTACGCCGAGACGTTCACGACTCGATCTCACAGATGATGCTTCAGGAAGGTGATCGGACGGCAGTGAATGGAGAGAACCACATCGTCCGCGGTGAGAGCGCACGTGGGGATAGTCGCCCTGACGTGGGTGAATACCATTTTTGTCTCTCGGATACTGCCAGGGAAAGGATCGGAAGCCCAGAGGCCTCCGGTCTTTCGCAGTACTGAGAGCCGCTCGCAATCGGGGTCTTCACGTACTACACAATCTGTGTACACACAGTCCTGGACTCCATTTGGCCCAATCAAGCTAGTCTAGAAAAAGTCGTCCGGAGTCGAGACGCGAATTTTATGAGGCTTCACCGCACACGGCAGGAAGTCTTTCTCGTTATCTTAACGACCAATTCGGCGTTGGCCCTGACCGCTGTAGTCAAAACATGCCGGTCTTTCGCGCAGTTTGTGGTCGCCGGTACGGGTCCCTCGTAGTCTATCGAACACGGCATCGGGGAAGTCGGGTCTCATAGCCTCGACGCGGCGTCGGTCAGGGTTCGACTAGAGGACTAATTCAGGGCCCCGACCGGCCTGAAGGCGCTTGACTGAGACCACACCCCTCCAGAGTGAGAATCACGCACCGTCCCCATGTACTCAAAGATGTCGGATCGAGCGGTACAGGTAGTTATAAATACCGCTATACCGGGGAGTGCGGGACACGCGGTGGTGACCCTTCTTGGGGCCGTGGACCAGTCGACGGCAGGAGATCCGCCGAGCCCCGTGAAACGGACTCATGCCCCCCAAGCAGACCTCAAGTGGCCTCGCGCCGTATCGAGCGCTGCTCGAGTGAGTGGAGAAAGCGCTCTCCGGCACCGTCCAAGTGCTTCTTCAGAATCTCTCTCCATTGACCTGAACCCGCCTCGAGGTAGCGACAGAGCAGTAAGTGCTCTTCAGCAGAGGCAACGAGCCCCTCTGCCGGAAGCGGGTTAATTTCGAACAGCGCCCTCAGAGTGGGCTCCACTGTGCCCCAGATGGTCTGTAGCCGCTTCCCTCCGCCCACTTCGCAGAAGTGCCGGTGGAACTCCATATCTAGCGTCGCGAAGCGCTCCTGGTCGCCCTCCTGAGCCGCAACGAGTAACTCCCGCGCCAGAGAGGTCAATCGTCCCCAATCGACCCCCGCGGATTGAGCGGCTTCAATGCCCATGCTTTCGACCATGAACCGGATGGAGTAGACCTCTTCGATATCGGCCCTGGTCAGCGCGGAGACGCGATAGCCCTGGCTCGCTGAGTAGACCATCCCGTCGCGTTCAAGCTCGCGCAGAGCTTCTCTGACCGGCCCTCGGCTGACACCGTAGGTCTCTGCCACACGGACTTCTTTCAGGTGGGCATCCGGTTCGAGTTCTCCACTCAAGATTCCGCGGCGCAAATGATGCGCAAGCTGGGAGCCAAGCAGGGGAGTTCCAACCAAAACCATGTCCCTCATTATGTCGTACGTGCCATATCCAGCTCTTCGGGTGGAGCCGAGCATCCCACCTGGAGTGACTTGACGCACCTGATGTGAGGTGATTCACTCAACCGTGGAATGTAAACGGTTTACATTTTGAGTCCTTGTTTGTTCTACCGACGAAGTTGAGTGAGAACCACGATGCTTGAATCACTGGCCAGGACAAGAGTGCATAGGCGCACTCTGCTGGCTGCCATGGGGTTGTCCGGTGTGGCGGCGTCTCTGGCCGGGTGCGCCCCAGAAGGTCGCAGCGATGCCGAGTTCACCATTACTGCCGGCCATGGCGCCACGGTGGATCACTTCCACCACACCTCGTACCTGTATTTCCGAGACCTCATCCAAGAAGGCTCCAACGGACGCATTTCGGTCAAGGTCCATCCCAATGGTGTCTTCGGCGGCGACCGTGAGGTCATCGAGCACGTCCAGCTGAACAACTTGCAGGTCGGCCTACCCTCGGCAGCTCCGCTGGCTGCGTTCATCCCACAGATGAACCTGTGGGAGATCCCGTTCCTGTTCAACTCTGCTGAGCACGCCTACGCCACCGTCGATAGCGCCTTCGGCCAGTCCATCCTGGACCGGGCTGATCAGTTCGGGATGGTGGGCCTGGCGTATTGGGACAACGGGTTCCGAAACCTCACCACACGCAGTACTCGAGTAGAGGGTCCCGCTGATGTGGAGAATCTCTCCATTCGAACCTTGGAGAACACCGCGCACATCCGCGCTTGGCAGGCTGTTGGGGCTAATCCGACTCCCATGGCGTTTGGCGAAGTGTATGTCGGTCTCCAGCAGGGCACTATCCAGGCCCAGGAGAATCCGCTGCCGCTGATCGAGTCTCAGCGGTTCTACGAAGTCCAGCAATACGTCGTGCTCACTCGACACTTGTATAACCCAAGCCCATTTCTGATGAACCGGGACTTCTACTCCGGCCTTCCCAGCAGCCTGCAAGATCTTGTGTCCCAAGCTGCTCTTGATACCCGCGATTACTGTCGGGATCTCGGAGAGCAGGCAGACCAGAGCGCACTGGAGACCATTCAGGATGCTGGAGTCGAAGTCGTAGAACTCGAACAGAGCCAACGCGAGGCATTTGCTCCGCAGATGCAACGGGCTGCTGAAGGCTACATCGAGGCATTGGTCGGTCAGAGCATGGTCGAACAGCTCTACAGCGCCGTCGAGGAGGCTGCATGAACACCGTCGAGACTGCGTCCAGCGTCCCGGACGCTACGGTGCCGACACAGCGGCAGCGATATGCCCCCGAGGAGGTGCTGACAGCATGCGCCCTGATCATCATGGTCATCACCCTTTTCGCGCAGGTTATCGCCCGGTACTTCTTCAGTGCATCCTTCACCTGGAGCGAGGAGCTCTCCCGGTACCTCTTTGTGTGGCTGGTTTTCGTGGGGCTCGGATCGGTCACTCTGCGTGGAGAACACGTGATCGTCGACGCTGCGATCAGTCGCTTCTCCCCACGAGTCCGCCGTGGTCTATCCCAGATGACATATGGGGTTCTGTTGCTCACCAACATCCTCATTGGCCTCGCCGCAGCATTCATGGTCTACACCTTGTTCGACCTCGGTCAAAGCTCACCGGCCATGGGAATCCCGATGTGGATCATCTACCTGTCTCTGCCGGCAGGGATGACCGTGGCCAGCCTCCGATTGATCCAAATCAGCGTCAAACTCTGGCGCACCCCGTATGAGGCGAAGACTGAAGAAGGTGGCCAGTAATGGATGTCCTCACCCTGTGTCTGGTTCTTCTCGGCGCGATCGCTATCGGGCTGCCGATTGCCTATGCGCTGCTGCTCTCGTCCATCGTGTTTATCTTCGCCTTCGATCATGGTCTCTCCATGGGTCTGCTGGCCCATACCTTGACCACAGCCAACGACTCCTTCCCGATCTTGGCGGTGCCTTTCTTCATCCTCGCTGGTCTGATCATGGGTCGAGGAGGGATCTCGCAGCGACTCTTCGCTGTTGCCACTGCGTGGGTTGGACATATCAAGGGAGGAATTGGTGTTGCGGCTGTCCTCACGGCTATGTTCTTCTCCGCGATCTCTGGCTCTGGACCAGCAACCGTGGCCGCCGTGGGAGGGATCATGATCCCTGAGATGGTCAAATACGGGTACAGCAAGACATTCGCCGCTGCTCTTATCGCCGCCGCCGGCACCATGGGTGTCGTCCTTCCACCATCGATTCCACTGGTCATCTTTGGCGTCATCACTGGCACCAGCATCGGCGACCTCTTCCTCGCCGCCATCATCCCGGGACTCATCATGGGAGCTCTCCTGATCATCTGGGTCGTGACGCATGCCCGCCGACACGGCATCGAGGGAACCCCGAAGCACTCCCTACGGGAACGATTTGGTTCGCTGAACCAGGCCAAAGGCGCCCTTGCGCTCCCGGTGATCATCCTTGGCGGGATCTACGGTGGGATCTTCACTCCCACCGAGGCGGCCGTGGTCGCCGTGGTCTTCGGGACCGCACTCTCGACTCTGCTCTACCGCGAGCTCACCCTCCGGACCTTGTTCCACACCATCGTCAACGCCGCCACCACCTCAAGCGCCCTGATGGTGATCGTCGCCAGTGCCGCTGTGTTTGCGCTCCTGCTGACAATCGCTGACGCCCCGACCTACGCCATTGACGCGCTGACCTCAGTCTCGACCAACCCGGTGATCATCATGCTCATCATCACGCTCTTCATGCTGCTCTTGGGCGCGTTCATGGAAACCATCGCCGCGGTCACCATCACAGCGCCCATCTTGGTGCCCGTGATGGCTGAGATCGGCATGGACCCCATCCAGATCGGGGTAGTGCTGATCATGTTGCTCGCCCTGGGCTTCATCTCCCCACCACTGGGGGCGAACCTGTTCGTCGCCGCGAAGACCGCGGGCACCACCAGTGAGAAGACCTTCGTCGCGGTACTGCCTGGCTTCGCACTCTTGACCGGCGCGTGCCTGCTGGTCGCTTTCATCCCGGCATTGACGATGACCTTCATCAGCTAACACCCCTCGAACTTGCCTTCGACACTTGAACCCGATCGAAAGAAGACCCTTCATGACTGCTCCCACCACCGCACATGCCACCGCCTCATTTGGCATGTGGATGATGCTGCCCAGCCCAGAACTCGCCGCAGCCGCCTCGGCCGAAGGCTATGACTACGTAGCCCTGGATCGACAGCACGGCTACATCGCCCAGCACGACGTCCCGGTCTTAGCACGCGCCATCCGCAGCGCCGGTGACGCCCAGGTCACCGTGCGGTGCACCAAAGTGGACTTCGCCGAACTCGGCGCCCTAGCCGACGCAGGAGTCGACACCGTCATCGTGCCTCTCATCTCCTCGGCCGCCGACGCGGCAGAGTGCGTGCGCGCTCTGAACTACCCACCAGTGGGGGAACGCTCCTGGGGACCCACCGCCGACCTGGTGACCGGCTCCCCGGACCCCACCGACAGCACCAGACGGCCACAACTGTTGGTCATGATCGAGAACAAAGCCGGCCTCGATGCTCTGGAGGAGATCTGCACCGTCCCCGGAATCGACGGCATCTACATCGGTCCCTCAGATTTGGCGTTCGCCCTGGGACACACCCCGGGGGTCCCCCACGTCGAGATCGAGACCACCATCGAGGACATCCGCACCCGTGTCGAACACCACGGGCTGGTTGCAGCAATCCACTGCGGCTCCGGCGCAGAAGCCCAGACACGGGCGGCGCAAGGTTTCACGGTCGTGACCTCAGCTATCGACGTGCTGGCTGCCCGTGGAGCCTTCGCACACGAGCTGACCACCGCACGCCACTGAACCCCACTGCACGAGAGAAAGAGCCCCATGCGCGTCGTCGTTACCGATCACGAATTCCCCCACCTCACAGCCGAACAAGAAGCCACCACAGCACGCGGGGCTGGGTTCAGCGTCCACAACACGCGCGATGAGGACGAGGTCGTAAGCATCACCGAAGGTGCGGACGTCGTGCTGCTCGCGTTTGCCCCGATCACCGAGCGTGTGCTGCGCGGACTGGCGAAGAACGCGACCGTGATCCGCTACGGCGTCGGGTACGACACCATCGACGTCGAGGCAGCCACCCGCCACGGGGTTCGGGTCTGCAACATCCCCGACTACGGCTCCGACACGGTCGCCGACCACACGGTCATGCTCGCCCTCACGGTGTTGCGCCGGACTCTCGAGTATGACCAGACGCTGCGCGGCCCCAGCAACGGGTGGATCTCCGCCCGCGAGATTGGAGAGATCCCTGCGCTGAGTGACGTGACGTTCGGTCTGATCGGCACCGGCACGATCGGGCGGCTGGTGGCTTCCAGGATGTCCAGCTTCGGCGCCAAGCTCATCGCCTATGACCCCTACGCCGATGCTCACACGCTGGAGCAGCATGGAATCGAACAAGTCGGCTTCGATCACCTCCTGGAAGAAGCGAATATTCTCTCGCTGCATGCTCCGCTGACTCCGGAGACGCACCACATCCTCGATGAAACAGCGCTGCGGCGCACTAACCCTGGGACCATTGTGATCAACACCGCCCGCGGTCCACTGCTGGACACCCTCGCGGCCGCCGCATTGACCGAGTCCGGCCACCTAGGAGGGCTCGGACTCGATGTCTTCGAAGAAGAGCCCCTAGCCGCCAACCATCCGGTCCGGCAGGCTCCGCGAACGGTGTTGACCCCACACGCCGCGTTCTATTCCGCCCAGTCTCTGCGTAATATGCAGGACTACGCTGCCGCAGAGATCAATCGGGCACTCTCAGGACAGCCACTCCGGTGTCAGGTCAACCGTTGAGAACTGAAACGCAAAATCCACCGTCCGGATCGTCTGCCGGTCGGATGCTGGTGTACGGGTCTATCAATGAGGACATCGCACTCCAGGTCTCAGTCTTCCCCTCTCCGGGGCAGACCCTCAAAGCCCACGGCTCAGCTCGAGCGACCGGGGGCAAAGGTGCGAACCAGGCCGCGGCAGCAGCGCTACATGGCGCCAGGGTGCACATGATCGGTGCAGTAGGAGATGATCCTGCCGGCGAGGCTGCCAGGCTCGCCCTCGACGCGGCCGGCGCCGACACTACTCTGGTGCGCACCGAGCCGATCGTGCCCACCGGGACCGCGTATATCTACGTGCGCTCCGATGGGGAGAACACCATCGTCGTGGACCCCGGAGCCAACACCAAGGAAACTGTCGACGAGATTCCCGAAGAAGTCTTCGAAGAAGCTCGCTGGTGCCTGCTGAGTCTCGAGGTCCCCGAAGACCAAGTGATGAGGTTCGCCGCCAGGGCCCGTGCTCACGGTGTGAAGGTGGCACTAAACGCCTCACCCGGACTCGACGCGGCACTCGAAAAGGATCTGGTGGACGTGTTGATCGTCAATGAAGGCGAAGCTGACGCGATCGCGGGGGAGGGGTGGCGAGAGCTCGGAGATATTGCCGATCATCTCGGCGTCGAAGCGGTGGTGGTCACCCAGGGTGGAGACGGTGCCACCGTACTCCAGCGTGACGCCGCGGCCGTCCATGTTCCCGCCGAGAGAGTGAAGGTTCGCGATACCACTGGCTGTGGAGATGCCTTCGCGGGTGTCATGGTGGCGGCACTCACCGATGGGTGCAGTTACGCAGACGCTATCGGTCAGGCGGCGAGGTTCGCTGGACGGACCGCCGAGCACCCCGGGGCGATGGCTGCGTACTTCGAGCTCCACAGGGACTAGCCGAAGCTGCACGTGGCCGACCTGGCCTGTCCGGTCTGGCCGCCGTCGAGCTTATTCAGCGAGGCCGGCTCGGCCCCCAGGCTTTTGGTGAAGGACGCGCAGCAGCGGTCTGAGCATCGCACGGTCATTTCGTGGTGAGCCCACGGGACACCTCACTACGAAGCATCTTTCGCTCGGTGCTTTGGAGGTTCGATGGTCGGGTCCTGACGGCACGTTTAACTACTGCCGGCGACGCTCTTCGAGCACCGGTCAAGCATGGTGCCTCACCAATGGGAGGTGGCGCGGCCCTGCCGCGCCTTCCTAGAAGGCACCGTAGGCGTGAGGCTTCTGACGTGGCGATGTATGTGCACTGGGGTCCTTCTTGGCCAGGGTGCCCATTCTTGTACGCAAGGTGCACCCGACTCTCAATAGCACTGCAAGGCTGACTAGTACAACGTTTATTGCTCTATACGTTAATATTGTTGTCATGAGTGCGTCGACGATGGCGGCTATTGGGGTTCTGGCCGAGGACCGGTGGGGCATGTTCACCGCCGCTCAAGCCTCTGGAGTCGGAGTCAGTGCTCCCCAACTGTCGCGGCTGGTCTCGGCCGGAGCTTTGGAACGCATGACCCAAGGTGTGTACCGGGTCGTCGGAGCCCCCACTGGAGAACACGACATGCTGCGTGCGACGTGGCTCGCGCTGGGAGGTCACCTCAAGGCTGAGGATGGTGCCCCCCGTGTCGTTGCGGCAGGAACGACTGCCGCGGAGCTTCACGGTGTGGGGGATTTTTATCTAGACCTGTATGACTTCGTGGTGCCACGGCGACGAGGGACAAGGATGAGAGGCGTCCGCCTACGCGTGCGAGAACTCACCCGGTCGGAGATCACACATGTCGACGGGATGGCCGCCATGACCGTGGAGCGCATGATCGCAGATCTGGTCGAGCTCAACCAAGAGCTCTCACTGGTCGGTGACCTGATCGCTGAAGCTCATGGCAAGGGGCTTATAGCGTCGGTGTCCGGGCTCTCGTCGTATCTGCAACCACTGGCCAGACGCAATCGAGCCGCATCCGGTGAACAGTTGCGCAAGAGGCTCTTCGAGGAGGCGGGCATAGATGACAAGTAGAGATACCTATAGCAGTTGGAAAGCACTCGCCTCCGCTTTGAAGGAAGCGGCGAAGAAGGACTCGACGGCGAGCGTGGACGCTCATATGCGTTTCGCCGTGTCGGATCGTTTCCTCAGCCGTGTTTTCGCCAGTTCCGAGGACAACGAATGGACGCTCAAGGGAGGGACCGGGTTGCTCGCGCGGGTGCCGAATTCTCGTGCCACCAAGGACGTAGATCTGGTCACCACCGAGAAGGAGCTCGAAGAGGCTCAGGCAGCGTTGATCGAAGTGTCCCATCGGGACTTGGGTGACCATGTGGAGTTCAATTTTAAGTCTTCCCATCCCACTGGGGGAGGGAACAATCAGCCGAACGTGCAGGCCCGGCAGGTGGTCTTCACCTGTATAGATATCGATACGGGGAAGCGAATCGATGACGTGAAGGTCGATCTCGCTGTAGAGCAGGCGCCCACCGGGGAGGTGGAGGTCCGGCATCCATCGAACCGCCTATTGCTCGCGAAAGATGTGCCGAGCTCGCCATATCGCTTGTTTCCCGTGGCTGACCAGATTGCTGACAAGGTGTGGGCCACCGTTCAGACCTATGGTCATGGGCGATCCACACGCGAGAAGGATCTAGTGGACTTGGTAGTACTCTCCCGGACTCAGACAGTCGATCTCCTGCAGTTGCGTCAAGCGTTGGAGGCAGAGCGTCTACTGCGTGGTGAGGACAGAATCAAGACGTTCTCTGTTCCTGATACCTGGGGGC encodes:
- a CDS encoding BCCT family transporter, which codes for MASQPEARLRDWSPADAWRGLNKPVFIPAVLIIVIGLIFATIWGSANGADAFETLNATIVDTIGWWYVLIATGFVVFALWAGLSKVGNIRLGRDDEKPEFSLGSWFTMLFAAGMGIGLVFWGVAEPLWHFIAPPDVTGAVGTDAAGEVVTAGDSAAMGTAMGQSIFHWGLHAWAIYVVVGLGLAYMTFRRGRPLSVRWLLEPIFGRKLIESWVGHVIDVVAIVGTVFGIVTSLGIGTQQIAAGLGFMGWIEDPANTVLLTVIIVVIMAIATFSVVSGVNKGLKWLSNFNMVMAAILALFVLVAGPTLFLVQAFVGNLGEYLMAFPQLMFETSANYVGGEDAGWSGDWTIYYWGWWMSWAPFVGMFIARISRGRTIRQFVLGVLLAPTLVSILWFTIFGSSGIYYQMTEGVMVQDGNVDTVGATFTLLEQLPLASITAVVAILVIAIFFITSGDSGSLVTDVLSYGGRTDTPKLTRVFWTIFIAITAIVLLAAGGEAADAALRVLQVTSIAAAAPLSIVMVLAVIAQIRMFTYETQTMPRYVRIRPTASKTALVDTARHGVEGDSTREVHRNLRSMVTGQRAALKGFLGSTSATLSGLEKPTSKQADAPEEFSADDMVFAIQDVPAHSTVVNPETGTIGWDEDVAYHDPIADQVFETPEFAESATGQQWESEQIYEEAVGNGETESTPTPSSPASVEEAPQH
- a CDS encoding GntR family transcriptional regulator — its product is MVLVGTPLLGSQLAHHLRRGILSGELEPDAHLKEVRVAETYGVSRGPVREALRELERDGMVYSASQGYRVSALTRADIEEVYSIRFMVESMGIEAAQSAGVDWGRLTSLARELLVAAQEGDQERFATLDMEFHRHFCEVGGGKRLQTIWGTVEPTLRALFEINPLPAEGLVASAEEHLLLCRYLEAGSGQWREILKKHLDGAGERFLHSLEQRSIRREAT
- a CDS encoding TRAP transporter substrate-binding protein — protein: MLESLARTRVHRRTLLAAMGLSGVAASLAGCAPEGRSDAEFTITAGHGATVDHFHHTSYLYFRDLIQEGSNGRISVKVHPNGVFGGDREVIEHVQLNNLQVGLPSAAPLAAFIPQMNLWEIPFLFNSAEHAYATVDSAFGQSILDRADQFGMVGLAYWDNGFRNLTTRSTRVEGPADVENLSIRTLENTAHIRAWQAVGANPTPMAFGEVYVGLQQGTIQAQENPLPLIESQRFYEVQQYVVLTRHLYNPSPFLMNRDFYSGLPSSLQDLVSQAALDTRDYCRDLGEQADQSALETIQDAGVEVVELEQSQREAFAPQMQRAAEGYIEALVGQSMVEQLYSAVEEAA
- a CDS encoding TRAP transporter small permease; translated protein: MNTVETASSVPDATVPTQRQRYAPEEVLTACALIIMVITLFAQVIARYFFSASFTWSEELSRYLFVWLVFVGLGSVTLRGEHVIVDAAISRFSPRVRRGLSQMTYGVLLLTNILIGLAAAFMVYTLFDLGQSSPAMGIPMWIIYLSLPAGMTVASLRLIQISVKLWRTPYEAKTEEGGQ
- a CDS encoding TRAP transporter large permease, translated to MDVLTLCLVLLGAIAIGLPIAYALLLSSIVFIFAFDHGLSMGLLAHTLTTANDSFPILAVPFFILAGLIMGRGGISQRLFAVATAWVGHIKGGIGVAAVLTAMFFSAISGSGPATVAAVGGIMIPEMVKYGYSKTFAAALIAAAGTMGVVLPPSIPLVIFGVITGTSIGDLFLAAIIPGLIMGALLIIWVVTHARRHGIEGTPKHSLRERFGSLNQAKGALALPVIILGGIYGGIFTPTEAAVVAVVFGTALSTLLYRELTLRTLFHTIVNAATTSSALMVIVASAAVFALLLTIADAPTYAIDALTSVSTNPVIIMLIITLFMLLLGAFMETIAAVTITAPILVPVMAEIGMDPIQIGVVLIMLLALGFISPPLGANLFVAAKTAGTTSEKTFVAVLPGFALLTGACLLVAFIPALTMTFIS
- a CDS encoding HpcH/HpaI aldolase family protein codes for the protein MTAPTTAHATASFGMWMMLPSPELAAAASAEGYDYVALDRQHGYIAQHDVPVLARAIRSAGDAQVTVRCTKVDFAELGALADAGVDTVIVPLISSAADAAECVRALNYPPVGERSWGPTADLVTGSPDPTDSTRRPQLLVMIENKAGLDALEEICTVPGIDGIYIGPSDLAFALGHTPGVPHVEIETTIEDIRTRVEHHGLVAAIHCGSGAEAQTRAAQGFTVVTSAIDVLAARGAFAHELTTARH
- a CDS encoding C-terminal binding protein, which gives rise to MRVVVTDHEFPHLTAEQEATTARGAGFSVHNTRDEDEVVSITEGADVVLLAFAPITERVLRGLAKNATVIRYGVGYDTIDVEAATRHGVRVCNIPDYGSDTVADHTVMLALTVLRRTLEYDQTLRGPSNGWISAREIGEIPALSDVTFGLIGTGTIGRLVASRMSSFGAKLIAYDPYADAHTLEQHGIEQVGFDHLLEEANILSLHAPLTPETHHILDETALRRTNPGTIVINTARGPLLDTLAAAALTESGHLGGLGLDVFEEEPLAANHPVRQAPRTVLTPHAAFYSAQSLRNMQDYAAAEINRALSGQPLRCQVNR
- a CDS encoding ribokinase; this translates as MLVYGSINEDIALQVSVFPSPGQTLKAHGSARATGGKGANQAAAAALHGARVHMIGAVGDDPAGEAARLALDAAGADTTLVRTEPIVPTGTAYIYVRSDGENTIVVDPGANTKETVDEIPEEVFEEARWCLLSLEVPEDQVMRFAARARAHGVKVALNASPGLDAALEKDLVDVLIVNEGEADAIAGEGWRELGDIADHLGVEAVVVTQGGDGATVLQRDAAAVHVPAERVKVRDTTGCGDAFAGVMVAALTDGCSYADAIGQAARFAGRTAEHPGAMAAYFELHRD
- a CDS encoding type IV toxin-antitoxin system AbiEi family antitoxin domain-containing protein translates to MSASTMAAIGVLAEDRWGMFTAAQASGVGVSAPQLSRLVSAGALERMTQGVYRVVGAPTGEHDMLRATWLALGGHLKAEDGAPRVVAAGTTAAELHGVGDFYLDLYDFVVPRRRGTRMRGVRLRVRELTRSEITHVDGMAAMTVERMIADLVELNQELSLVGDLIAEAHGKGLIASVSGLSSYLQPLARRNRAASGEQLRKRLFEEAGIDDK
- a CDS encoding nucleotidyl transferase AbiEii/AbiGii toxin family protein; this translates as MTSRDTYSSWKALASALKEAAKKDSTASVDAHMRFAVSDRFLSRVFASSEDNEWTLKGGTGLLARVPNSRATKDVDLVTTEKELEEAQAALIEVSHRDLGDHVEFNFKSSHPTGGGNNQPNVQARQVVFTCIDIDTGKRIDDVKVDLAVEQAPTGEVEVRHPSNRLLLAKDVPSSPYRLFPVADQIADKVWATVQTYGHGRSTREKDLVDLVVLSRTQTVDLLQLRQALEAERLLRGEDRIKTFSVPDTWGPRFSVLARATELCSGLTTVHAATDHVRRLIDPAIAAAEPRTNMTWSPETGWGPASTVN